A portion of the Suricata suricatta isolate VVHF042 chromosome 11, meerkat_22Aug2017_6uvM2_HiC, whole genome shotgun sequence genome contains these proteins:
- the LOC115272591 gene encoding olfactory receptor 51F2-like produces MSTFQNTTSTSIIFLLTGVPGLEVFHTWISIPFCFLYITALSGNSLILFAIVTQSSLHEPMYYFLSMLSTTDLGLSISTLVTMLGIFWFDTREISFNACLSQMFFIQLFTVMESSVLLAMAFDHFVAISNPLRYASLLTELKIAQIGIAIITRGTLILTPMVALLKRLSFCCSHMLHHSYCFHPDVMKLSCTDTRINSTVGLTALITTAGVDSILILLSNILIIKTVLSIASLKERKKAFSTCISRIGAVAVFYIPLISLSFVHRFGKRAPPYVHTLIANAYLLIPPPVLNPIIYSVKTKQIPRAVLKVLYPSGTKE; encoded by the coding sequence ATGTCAACTTTCCAGAATACTACATCTACGTCCATCATTTTCCTGCTAACTGGTGTTCCTGGGCTGGAAGTATTCCACACCTGGATCTCCATTCCCTTCTGCTTTCTCTACATAACCGCCCTCTCAGGAAACAGCCTGATTCTCTTTGCCATTGTCACTCAGTCCAGCCTCCACGAACCCATGTATTATTTCCTCTCCATGCTGTCCACCACTGACCTTGGCCTGTCCATATCCACCCTGGTCACCATGTTGGGTATATTCTGGTTTGACACCAGGGAGATCAGCTTTAATGCCTGCTTGTCACAGATGTTTTTCATTCAACTCTTCACTGTCATGGAATCCTCAGTGTTGTTGGCCATGGCCTTTGATCATTTTGTGGCCATCTCTAATCCTCTTAGATATGCTTCTCTCTTAACTGAGCTTAAAATAGCACAGATTGGAATAGCAATCATCACCAGGGGGACACTAATCCTGACACCGATGGTGGCACTTCTTAAACGACTATCCTTCTGCTGCAGCCACATGCTCCACCACTCCTACTGCTTCCACCCTGACGTGATGAAGCTCTCCTGCACTGACACCAGGATCAATAGCACTGTTGGCTTGACAGCCCTGATCACCACTGCCGGGGTGGACTCAATCCTCATCCTCCTTTCTAACATTTTGATTATTAAGACTGTCCTCAGCATTGCatctttgaaagagaggaagaaagcctTCAGCACATGTATCTCCCGTATTGGGGCTGTTGCTGTATTCTATATTCCACTGATAAGTCTGTCCTTTGTTCACAGGTTTGGGAAACGGGCCCCACCTTATGTACATACCTTGATTGCCAATGCCTACCTGTTAATCCCCCCCCCCGTGCTGAACCCCATTATTTACAGTGTGAAGACCAAACAGATACCTAGAGCTGTGCTGAAGGTTCTCTATCCCAGTGGTACCAAGGAATag